Below is a window of Komagataella phaffii GS115 chromosome 1, complete sequence DNA.
TTATCGATGGTCCCACGCCGACTATCGAAGGTGGTTTGGTCAAGAAGTTGACCCTAAGATCGTTATTAACTCATCATTTGGATATCATGTCTATACCCCGGCGTTCATTCTTCATGATTGCCCATCATTTCTCCACCGATGAGCGTGAGAGAGAAAAGCTATATGAGTTTTCTCTCATTGAGAACATTGATGCTCTGTACGATTACGCCAATCGACCAAGACGATCAATTTTGGAGACCATACTGGAGTTTCATTCATTACACATTCCGGTTCAATATGTATTTGATCTCATTCCAACCATCAAGCCAAGAttattttccatttcatcGAATCCAAGCCCTTCTACTGTTGAGCTCACTGTCGCTATCGTGGAGTATCGTACAATTATTAAACGACTCAGAAAAGGTGTGTGCACGAGATGGGTAaaagagttggaagaaaatgatagaatcaagttttcaattcaCCCGAACAATGTCAAGTTTTCCTCTGGACCTTTGATAATGGTTGCCCCAGGAACTGGAATAGCACCAGTCAAATCAATCATTGAGCAAAGACTAGAACTAGGACTGCAAGACATGTATCTCTTTACTGGAAACAGATTTCATGATAAGGATTTTCTTTACGGTGATTTATGGGAATCTCTCGCATCAAAGAGCCAACTCCAACTCTTTCCCTCATTTTCCAGAGATGAGAAAAAATCATATGTTCAAGACACATTGTATGCACAGAGTAACCTGATCTTTGACCTTATTTATAATAAAAATGCCACTTTCTACCTATGTGGATCATCCGGAAAAATGCCCATTCAGGTTAGAATCACCATAGAAACCATATTAGAAGATCATTTGGGAATTTCGAACGAAGAGTCGAAGAGTTTATGTTTAGAGCTAGAGAATAAGGGGAGATACATCCAGGAGACGTGGTAAGTGGATTTttattcaaagtttttccGAAGGGAACTAGGTTTTTTCCGAGAATTTCAGGATCTCACCGCTGCTAAAGCCGCAAGTCAGTGCATCGTGCAAAAGGCTAAGCATCGCAAGGGCGTAAACTCTCCCTTGGACAGTATCAAGAATGTTCCTACGTTACAAGATTGTGCATATCCTTCTATTTGGGTTCCTAATTGACTTGACTCACTCGGCGGCAGTTCCACAATTGAAACTGGCCCAGCAACAAGTCGATTTAAAAGATGATTTGAGAGGAGATAGTAAAATAATAGTACAATTAGCACAGAGAGACAAAATCCCATTTTTACGCACAGTTAAAGAGCTGCAGGGGTTGAATTGGATGCACGGTCTAGCTTCACGTGGTGTTCAAATCCCCGATCCAAATGATAAAATAATTATGTTCATCGAAGATATAAATCAAACTCATGAAGGAATCTAAGGAAGTTCCTAAAGCGTTGTCATTTCCGCTTTATACATAGAAAGGAAGTAGAGTAAAACATTTAACATCTAGGCTTTTTTGTAAGCTTCAGCCAATCCCAGAGACAGACCCTTTGCCTGTCTAGCATGGGCAAGAGCAGCAATAACGGCAGCCCCGACTCCTGATCCATCCTGAGACGGTACAATTTGAATTGGGTAGTTCTTTGGTTGGATATTCTGTTCCTTCCATCCAAAAATATCAGCCAAGGAGTCTGCAGCACGTTCTGGGAACTTTGGATACTTGTGGAAGACTGAACCGTCAGCGGCACAGTGGCATTTCTTGATATTCATCTTGGTGCAAGCAGCTCCAATTCCGCAGACAGAAAGTCTGGCTGATCTGTTTCCGATGATCTCAGATAGTGCTCTGGATAACCTTCTTTCATCCAATGTGGGCtcaatcttcaagaactcttggaaaagacGGACAACCTCTGGGAAATTCTCCAAGTCCTGATCACCTTCAATTTCGGCCAGGAAAGATGTGTCTAGGAGGTATGGGGTATATAGTAACTTAATCTGTTCAGAATCCTTGGaatatttttggaacaCCTGTTTCTCTTCGTAAAGTTCAACAAGGATTAGTCTGATGAGTTCACCCAAATAGTAACCAGCAGTCATCTTCTCGAAGGCTTGTTGCCCTGGTCTTGGGGATTGTTCGTCGATAAGAATATCGTACTTTGTACGTGGGAGAGACTCATGTTCGTTGTCAAAGGATCCGTACTCGCAGTTGATCAACATTGGAGATTCATCGGTAATGTCCGGTAAAAGCTTTCCTTTCAACTTTTCGATGTTTCCGACCCTATCATAGTAAGCACCGTTGACACCGGTTCCAAAAATCAGGCCCATCTCAGTTGTGGGGTCGGTGTATCTGGAAGCAACTAGGGCTCCAGCGGTGTCGTTAATCAAGGCAACCACTTTGATTGGCAGCTTTTTTTCGTTAATTTTGTCCATCAATAATGGGACAACGTCCTCACCTTCGACGTTAGGGATATCAAAACCTTTAGTCCATCTTTGAAGGACCCCGGTGTCGATTCTTGTTTGAGAGGCAGGGTAAGAAAATGTGAATCCCAATGGAAGGAGAGTACCTTTCTCGATTCCGTTCGGATGCAGCTTGTAGAAAAACTTCTCTAAGCAATCAGCTATAAACTCAAACAGTTCGTCTCTATTCCTCGTAGTTCTCATTCCTTTGGGAAGATGGTATTTCTCCTGTTCAGTTTCGAACTTTTGGCCTCCCAACAGGTGAACGAGGACAACTCTCAGGTTGGTTCCACCCAAGTCGATTGCCAGATAGTCACCGGTTTCGGTTCCGTTGGGGTAGTCCATGACCCAGACAGGGATCATGGGAATATTACCGCCCTTTGCAGACAGTCCCTTCTTGAGTTCTTCCACAAAGTGAGCAACGATCTGCTGCAATTTGGTGGGAGATACTTCGAAGGCATCTTGAATCTCCAACACCCTATCAGAAAGGTGTTGGCTAGTTATGGTGGAGGCAACCTGGTTAGCTGGTTTAGCAATAGGCATTATGGTGTGATGAAGTAGCAGAAGCTCTAGTGTAGagtgaaagaaaaaacGTGTGAAAAATactttggagaaaatgGGCACACTTTATATAGATTTTTGAGGGGGGTATTTTGCATGTTGGTTTAAGGCACTCTCATCCCCCGCGCGCTTCTTGCATCTCACTTTCGGAAAAACTCTGACGTGACAAATTTGAGTATTATCCGCATCCGAGTCTGCGCTGCTTTTGTGAAACATTTTGCTGCCCCCCCTGCCCTTTCGGGTTAAAAACACAGAGGAGACAACACGCGTGACTCCTCCTTAGTTACTACTGTAGAAGTACAGAGACTATTAGTTGCTAGATATGAACTTGATAATTCTTACTGAAGTATTTCTCTCTCTCGTGGCTGTGTCCGTTTCTACGCCAAGCCCCACGgagaaaatggaaaattcTGGAGTGGAGCCACTCGATTCTGATCAAATTTTCCTTCAGGTGGTAAATGTTCCGTGGAACCTGGTAGATGAGGATAATTCCCAGTGGTCACAGAGTAAGAGAAATGACTCCAGGAAGTTCAAGGCCCAGAGGATcagagagaaaaagattaGGTCTAAAAACCGTAGACAGAGGGTATCTTCTAACCACTACTCTGCTTCCCGTCGTAATCCGGGGAATTCTTATCCGTCCTCCAAAACTGTATCTAGGAAAGGATCTGTagtgaaaaagaagagacCAGCCGCACAACGTCAGAAAaaaggaaggaaaaagtCGTCTGCTGATAATTCACCCAAGTATGCAGAATCAGGAAGGCCTACGTTGGATTTCGGAAGAGACTCATTTGATACGAGCCGTGGGATCGAATACCAGAATAGGTTTAAAGATGGGCGAGTCAAAAGGAGCGATGAAAAATATCCCCCAGAAATCGCTTCCCCCACTAAGATTTCCCCGGATGAGGATTTCCCGAAAGAGGTTTCCCCAGATGAAAGCGGTCCAGTGAAAGCAAAAGAACATGGAACTGGTGAAAATGAAGTGGAGAATATGGATTTCCACGGAGAAGAGCTGATGAAAAAGGTGGGAAAAGGAATAAAGAAGATATTTCGGAAAAtaaaagagaaaaaagaggaagagaaaaggATGAAGACAAGGATGACGTGGAAgaggatgacgaagagGATAACGAAGAGGATAACGAAgaggatgacgaagagGATGACGAAGTGGcggaggaggaggaggatGACGAAGACAGTTATCATGGGGACTATGAAATGGATGATTGtgatgatgacattgaagatattgagGAAGCTGAAGAGTATGATGAGTATGAGAGTGATAGTGACGATTGTGATGATTCTGACTCTGCCAGTGaaactgatgatgattctgACAGTGACAGTGACAGTGACAGTGAAGATGATTGTGACGATACATTTGATGGCTATAAGGCAATCAGAATTGAAAGTCCTGGTTCCAAACCCAAAATTATCagaatgaaaaataacCCTAAGCTCAATACTTTCGACCCCAATGAATCTCATGCTTCGGTGGCTCCAAAAACCTCCTCCGCTAAATCCTCGCATCCTACTAGCTCCGCTAAGCCTAGTCAATCAATTCCCTCCATCAGCACCAAGTATCGCTCGGGATCTTCGCCCAAAGCAACTGGAAGTTCGAAgattaaagatttggataAACAGCTTAATCGCAATCTGactgatgaaaaattgaaacaCCAAAATCTCGTTCAACAGGAATTTCAACCCAGAAAAGGAGACATTTATCTTCCCGAGGATGAGAATGAACACAGTTCAGGTGGCTTCAAATATTCGTATCAAATTGGTCTGCTCCTGGGAGGACCACTAATAGTGGTACTAATCATGTGATGACATGATACTTATGAACCAAATTAGATTACACCACTTAAATAAATAGGGAATCACTGATGGATTTCAGGAGTTTCTCCTTTAACATGTGTCCCTCTCTTCAGCAGATCTGGTACCCCCTTTCATGAAATATTGAACAAAAACTTAGTAACTTGCATTTTTATCTATTTGATCTCCGTTTCTTCAGCTACACGCGAATCGTAGGACATACGTAAATTGCGGTGTGCTTAGCTTCTCCTGCAATAACCTTCTCGTCCCATCCCGTCTCTGTTGCCTCTCAGCTTCTTCAGTCCTCCGAGAAATGGAGCTAGTTCAAAGGGTTGATCTGCAACTGGGATACAACGATGTCACTTTGTCAAAGTCCCTGCTGAATGCCACCGTAGGCAGATGCTCGTCCTACTCTCCTTTGATAAATTATGAATCAAACAGCTTGAACCCTTGTTTCATCGGCTTAGTTGTATCTGCTCTGAGTGTACTTGTCATATTTGTTAGTGGTTTGCAATTGGTTGAGACTTTTCTCTCCCCAAAGCCGGGATCTCTCAAATCATGTAATGGACACTATTGGATGAGAATCAACTCTGTCCTCACTCAAGGTGCTTTATCTCTGGGGCTGGCTGTTGTCTCCTACAATTTATATGGCATTGTCAGCGATGTGAGAACAATGGGATACCTGCTATCTGCTGGATCCGTTTTTTTTGTATTACTCCCGTTGCACGCGTTGGAGCCAATTGTTCACATAAACCCCCGAGGTTCATTGTTATACTATTGGCTGGTTTCCATACCGGTAAATTTTTGTCTGTTTCTCCAGCAGTTATATGGCGAATACCCCGTTATTCGTGTAGAATCCAACGTGGTAAGTGCATTGTTCCTCTTATTACTTATCAACGGAACACATATATTTTTCTCAGAGTTGGTATTGTGGAAACCTACGTACCAGGTGGTCAACTACTACCTGGAGAATGGTTTGGATCTTGCAATTCCAAATGCCCTCTCAAGTATCACATTCACTTGGATGAACCCGCTAATCACCAAAGGCTACAAGCAAGGGTATTTAGATACTGAAGATTTGCCTAAAGTCCCAAAATTCTGTCAATCAAGATATTCTGAAAGGCGGTTGGCTCAAGAATGGAACAAGCAGAAAAAAACTGTCAAACCATCCCTACTTAAGTCCATTCTGGTGTCGTACGGCCTGCTTACTATGGGTGCTTGTGCTGTGGAACTTTCAGAAAATGTACTTAACTTCCTCCAACCATGGCTGTTGAGATATCTAATCCAATACTTTGATAATTATCAGAAATACCCCTTAGTTGTTGGATTTGCTATAGCTTTTGCAATGTTTTTTATCACCATTATTCAAAGTGTTTTATTCaaccagtttttcatcctcatctACCAGGTTGGAATCTCCCTCAGAGCAGGATTGATGAGTTTAATCTACAAGAAAACTCTAGTCTTATCAAACTCAGCTAAGAGCAAGCATACCACCGGAGAGATTGTCAACTTAATGTCTGTCGATGTAGGAAGAGTGGAAGATATTTCTCAGCATGTGCAAACGATGGTTTCCTCTCCTTTGAAGCTGGTCTTATGTCTTCTTTCGTTGTACAAACTTGTTGGTAATGCTACTTGGTCGGGCCTACTGGTGATGTTTTTAGTGATCCCAATAAATACATACCTCATCAAGAACCTTAGAGGGTATCATAAGCGACAAATGCAGTTCAAGGACGAAAGAACCCGTGCTGTCAATGATGTTTTGTCGTCCATCAAAAGTATCAAACTTTATGCCTGGGAAAAGCCAATGTTAGAAAAGATAGATCATTTGCGAAATGATAGAGAGTTGCAGAATTTAGAAAGAACAGGTTGCTTAGCGGCTGTGGTCAATTTTGCTTGGGCCTGTGTTCCTTTCTTTGtctcttgttcttgttttgCTGTCTTCGCATTTACTTCGTCTATCCCGTTGACTCCAGATATTGTTTTTCCAGCTATATCCTTATTCAACATCCTGTCAGTTCCAATTTTTTCGATCCCAGCTCTGTTAACTGCGTTAATTGAAACTTCTGTGTCCCTTGATCGTTTacaaaagtttttgacCAGTGATGAATTAATGAACGAGTTTATAaattttgatgatgatccTCCAGAAGTGGTACGTGGAGAGATAGTTGTCAAGAATTCTACTTTCCTGTGGTCATCTCCCTCCCCCAAAAGTGAAAATATTGACGAAGAGTCAAATATTGGAGATTCGTCTCAAATAGCACTGAAAGATATTACCTTCAGCGCTAAAAAAGGTACTTTAACCTGTGTTGTTGGAAGAGTCGGAAGTGGaaaatcaacttttttgaaggcTATACTAGGACAATTGTTAACTGTCTCCGCCGACCGCATTAATCCCCCCAAAATTTCTCTCTCGGGATCCGTAGCTTATTGTTCGCAGGTTCCCTGGATCATGAATGCAACGGTTAAAGAAAATATCTTATTTGGGCATAGATATGACGAAGCATTTTACCAACAATCCTTGGAAGCTTCGGCATTGGTTCCTGATTTAGAAGTTCTTCCTGATGGTGATGAGACTCTTGTGGGAGAAAAAGGTGTCTCATTATCAGGAGGACAAAAGGCAAGACTTTCCATCGCCAGAGCCGTTTACTCAAGAGCTGACATTATAATCCTGGATGATATTTTGTCTGCCGTTGATACTCATGTTGGTAAGCATATAATGGACCGAGTCCTGAGCAAGAATGGGCTactgaaaacaaaaactaGAATCCTCACTACCAACACCATCCCAATTTTGTATCAGGCTGACAGTATTCTGATGATCAAGAACGGtacaatttttgaaagaggagaCGCTCGTAGTATTGATGAGAAACAGGGAGAAATATATACGTTGGTGAATGAGTTTGCACAAGAAACTGGTAAAAGATTGACTTCCAACGAGGCAAGCGAGACTGAAACGGAATACAACGTGGACgaaaaagctgaagaattTTCAGAAGGGTCAGACGAAAATCCTACCCTTGATTTAGATACATTCTCTGTCCTCAGTGACCAAGTAGCACGGAGAGCAAGTTTGGCAACCCTAAAGTTTCCTCACACTACATCCACTCCTGATAAGAGAACTGCTCAATCACAAGAAACTAAGGAAAAAGGAAACGTGAAAATGGCAGTCTATAAAGCATACATTAAATCTTGCAGTTATTCCGGAGTGGCTCTTTTCATCGGATGTATCTTTCTATCTACAGCGTTATCTGTAGCCAGTAGTTATTGGCTGAAACACTGGTCAGAGCAGAATTTAAAGAACGGTGCCAACCTTCATATTATTCCATTCATAGCCACCTATACAGCTATTGGTTTAAGCTCCGCTGTTCTTTCTTCGCTGAAAACTGTGGTAATGTGGATGTTTTGTTCTATCAGAGCTTCGAAATCTTTCCACTCAACATTGACCCATAGCGTTATGAGATCACCattgtctttctttgagacAACGccaattggaagaatcaTGAATCGATTTTCCACGGATATGAATAAAGTAGATGAATCCTTGCCAAggacattttctttgtttttgcaGACATTGATCAAGGTATTCTTTACTGTCGCTATCCTGTCATTTACACTTCCGATTTTCATCGTTGTCGTTGCTGTTCTGTCTGTGTTTTATTTTTACTATCAACAGTATTATATGATGGCTTCAAGAGAATTACAGAGAATCATGAGTGTGACTAGAAGCCCTATTTTTGCGCACTTCCAGGAAACTTTGAACGGTGTTGACACTGTCAGGGCTTACAGACAAGAAAACAGATTCCTGTATTTGAACTCAGAAACTATTGATCGTAACCTGAAATCAGTCTATTGTTCTCGATCCACGAACCGTTGGTTGTCATTCAGGCTTCAATTGATCGGCTCTACCATGGTTTTAGCAGCCGCAATAATGGCAATTCTATCCACTTTGACAAAAAATCCACTAAGTTCCGGAACTGTTGGTTTGATCATTAGTTATGCTTTGGACATTACTAGCTCCCTATCGTGGGTGATTAGAGCCTGTGTCGCTGTTGAAACCAACATcgtttctgttgaaagaattgaagaatactGTCGCTTACCCTCTGAGGCACCATATGAACTTCCTGATCAGAAACCACCCCCAAATTGGCCAGAAAAGGGCTCCATTTCGTTTCACGACTATAGCACCCGTTATCGTGAAAATTTGGATCCggttttgaagaacttgaatATAAACATTCAACCAAAGGATAAAGTTGGCATTGTGGGACGAACAGGTGCTGGAAAAAGTACTCTATCTTTGGCTATTTTTAGAATTTTGGAAGCCTCAGAAGGGTATATTACCATTGATGGGATAAACATTTCTGAGCTGGGGCTATATGATTTGAGACATAGTCTGAGTATTATTCCCCAGGACTCGCAAGCTTTGGAAGGTACCGTGAGGCAGAACTTGGATCCTTTAGGTCTTTATGAAGATGAACAGTTGtggaaagttttggagTTGTCTCATTTGAAAGCTCATATAGAACAAATGGAgactgaagaagatgatgtCGTTCACAAGGGTCTAGATGCTAAGGTTTCGGAAGGAGGATTGAATTTATCGGTTGGTCAGAGACAACTGATGTGCTTAGCAAGAGCATTATTGAACTCCTCCAAAATATTGGTTTTGGATGAGGCCACTGCGGCTGTTGATGTAGAGACGGACACATTGATTCAGAAGACTATTAGGTCGGAGTTCAAGGATAGAACGATATTGACCATTGCCCATAGACTGGATACCATTATGGACAGTGATAAGATTGTTGTCATGGATAAGGGGGAGATAAAAGAGTTCGATACACCCGCTAATCTGTTGAAAGATACCAACAGTCTCTTCTACCAACTATGCTTACAGGGAAATTTTGTTCAGGAAGAGAATACCAATAGTGGCTCCTCTTAAATAGACCTCACATAAATATGATAAATTCGAGATTTACCCTTGAACATCCCCAACGTATCGCATATCCCTACCGTACTCTTGAGGAACTTGGAGCAGCCCATGGGTCCACCAAAAACGAGGCGAAAGAGTAACGGCTCAGGAATTGACAAAAAGCCCAATGTTGCGTTGGTACgagaatcttttgaatgtGCGAAGAAAGTCTTGGAGCTGGACTCTGATGAAGTCATTAAGAAAATGTCAACGGTGGAAAAGTCTAACATCTCACTGATTGTAGATTATAACAAAGTTTACGAGAAGCTGCAAGATGTCGAATCATCTGCCAATAACCTGAAAGAGCTAAACAGTCAAATTGAGCTTTTGAATAAAAATTTGCTTGCTGCTGAGAACAGCGTAACGAATCTAGAGGAGTTGATCCAAGAAGTTAATGGGTGGTCTCTGGCAATTGAGAAGGCAGTTGATGAAAGGGTTTGACGTGCTATTTACCTATACAGAAACTAGAGAAAACCACTCCTAATATCTCCTCAATTCCAACAGCTTCACCTGTGATTTTGCCAATTCCTTCCACTGAGTACCGCAAACTCTCCGTGGCTAAAACGTCGTCAATTCCATTATACGAACGAAACTCCTGAAATCCATGCAATACATCGTTGCTTAAGATATCCTGTGATCTTTGCGAAATACTTATTGGATCGGAATTGGTCGTTAACGTGATaattttgaatctttcaattaATGTGCCCATCAACGAGTCAATTCCATCTCTGTTAGCACATGatatcaaacaaaaagttgattcAGGTAATTTCAGCGCCTCGGAAAACTGTTTAATGATTTGGGAATGCTGATTCGGGTCCTCTAGTAAATCGGATTTGTTTAAAGCAACTAGTATGTTTTCTGAACAACTGGACGTCgagcttttcaaattttcaatgtgTTTGATTAGATCACTATTGATCTCCCTCAAGTCTACAGGTAAGATGATAACGGCAACGTCGCTGTTTAACGATTTGGTCGTTGCTCTTTTGATCCCTTCCTTTTCGATAATATCtgcatcttcaaaagatctaATGCCTGCAGTATCACCAATAACAACTTTATACCCACCAACATCCAAGGGTATATCTATACTGTCTCGGGTGGTTCCCGGTATGTCACTCACGATCACTGAATCTGAGTCTGAAAGAACATTCAACAATGACGACTTCCCAGCATTTGGCGGGCCAATCAATGATAATTTGATCCCCTTCATTAATATTTCAGATCGTTTTACCTTTTCCAAGTAATTTTTGATCTCCGCTTCCAGTAAATCGATATTTTTTGCTACTCTGCCAAACAGTTCATTTACCTCTTCAATATCATGGTCTTCACCAAAATCGATTACCGTAGTTAAAAGAGCTACATTCTTCACAATTTCTGTTCTCCAGCGGTGAAATAGATGTCTCGTCTCCCCCTTCAACGAAGTTAATGCTGAAACTCTCTGAAATTCTGTTTCAGCATCGATCATGTCACGTACACCTTCAACCTCAGTCAAGTCAAactttccattttgaaaCCCCCTTCTAGAAAACTCTCCTGGGTCTGCATATCTTATTGGAGCAGCAGATTCATGCAAATATTTGATGGCATTAAGAACACACTTGACCACGGCATTTCCTCCATGGACGTGGAGCTCCAAAACATCCTCTCCGGTATATGAGTTGGGGCCCTTAAAAAACAACGATAGGGCTTCATCCAATAGAACCCCCGATTTTGGATCGTAAAGCTTTCTCACACTGGCTAGCCTATGTCTTTGTAACCTCTTATCGTCATCTATACGAGATAACCTCTTGAATACATCCAATGTACTCGGACCGGATATTCGTATTACGGCAATGGCAGATCGCCCCTGCTTTGTGGATAATGCGTAAATAGTGGGTAATCGTACATCAGAAACCCATCGCTTCAGGACTCTAGGACACCTCAATTGGGGATTCCAACGAGGTTTCATTGGGGTCGGAAAGAGACTAGAGAGTGAAATAATTTCGAGATTAAATTACCTAAGATCGTTCAAGAAATATTTAGTACCCCATCAACATGAGTAAATTGATACGAAGATGGCCGATGTTCTCCCAAATCAGAGCATATGGCCATGAAAACCCATTGGTATGTTTTTTCCAAACCTGCTCAAGCTAATTGTGCTAACAAACCAAGGGTATACCCAGAAAGAAGGCCCCCGAAATGCCCAGAATGTCGAAAGGTCTGCCTATACGGCAGAAAATACCGAATGTGGAGAAAGTAATTTTGGTGTCCTCAGGAAAGGGTGGTGTTGGAAAGTCGACTGTCTCCACAAACTTGGCACTGTCTTTGCGAAACCTTGGGCTGAAAACAGGATTGTTGGATGCCGATTTATTTGGGCCTTCAATCCCCAAGTTAATGAACCTCGCTGGAGAACCAAGAATCACTGAAACAGGAAAGCTTATTCCACTGGTAAATTATGGAATCCAAACAATGTCCATGGGATACCTGATTagtgaagaaaatgctGTTGTATGGAGAGGTCTTATGGTTATGAAAGCTCTACAGCAACTTCTATTTGAAGTACAATGGGAGGATTTAGACATTTTGGTCATTGATATGCCTCCTGGAACTGGAGATACCCAGTTAACTATTAGTCAGCAGGTCAAAGTTGATGGTTCTGTCATAGTGTCTACCCCTCAAGATATTGCCCTTCTAGATGCAGTTAAGGGAATTACAATGTTCAACAAGGTCAACATACCGGTATGTAAAGAGACTTCACTACTCATTCgatcaatttttttatAATTACTAACTTAGAACTATAGATACTGGGACTGGTTCAAAACATGAGCTTCTTTTTGTGCCCCAATTGCAACCATGAATCCCATGTTTTTGGAACAGATGGAGTGTTGAGAGAAGCTTCCAAGCACAACCTTGAAGTACTGGGGTCCATCCCCCtaaatgaaaagatttgcACTCAATCTGATATAGGCAAACCCGTTGCCATTTCAGACCCTCAATTGGCACCCTTTTATGCATCTATTGCAGAGAAGGTTCGAGCCAAACTATTTTAGAAGCCTACACCATCCCACCAGAAACCCACTATTGTGGTCAGAGTTGCGTCAGATTGCATAAGGCTGCGGCTCCTCAAGATCCGCTTTCCTGATGCCTTTCAGAGCAAAATCCATCATCAGACACAAATTGATACCAAAATCTCTTTTTGTACAACCTTGTGCTGACACCCTATTCGATTGCTAGTGAGATTATGAGAAGCGTAGGTATTGCTTTAATTTGCCTAGGAATGGTGGGAGCACTTGCACATGATGATTCAAGAGACAGTCCAACACTACCCAAAAGTATCACTCCTCAGCAAGTGCAGATggatcttcaaagattggAACAATTGACTGATGAGCAACTTGaccaattggaagagtACTTCTCCATTAATCAGGCGTCTTCCCCTGGATTTGGGTATATTGGGGATGAGGATATCACAGCTGGTCTGGCAGATGAGGAGTTGGGAAACACCGTATCAGCTTCAAGTTCCGATATTGGCGTTGACAGCACGGAGACTATAGCGCCCGGTGATATTGATCCCGCAAAAACAGCACCCGATAGGGCAGATTCAATCGATAACTTGGGATTACCGTTCccttggaagaaaaaaaagaaagacgATGACGATTgtgacgatgatgatgatggtgaCGAAGGCGACAATAGTGGTAATGATGCTGAAGGTTCTCGTAATAAGGTCATAATTGTTACGTTTGGGCGAGATGAGAACGCAACGCTTGCACGTATTCAGCAATTTCAATCCCATACTGCTAAGAGCAGTCTTAGTCAAGAAGGATCCCCTACTAAAAAAGCGTTCCACTTCAAGGAAGGAACTGTAATTCCACTTACAGCTGAAGACGGACTTCAATTGGAGGCACTGATAAACCTTCATCAGGGGAATACTAGTGCtgaaacttcaagttttgatCAATATAGTAATGGAGCAAAACCTAGACTGGGAGGCAT
It encodes the following:
- a CDS encoding Iron-sulfur protein IND1 is translated as MPRMSKGLPIRQKIPNVEKVILVSSGKGGVGKSTVSTNLALSLRNLGLKTGLLDADLFGPSIPKLMNLAGEPRITETGKLIPLVNYGIQTMSMGYLISEENAVVWRGLMVMKALQQLLFEVQWEDLDILVIDMPPGTGDTQLTISQQVKVDGSVIVSTPQDIALLDAVKGITMFNKVNIPILGLVQNMSFFLCPNCNHESHVFGTDGVLREASKHNLEVLGSIPLNEKICTQSDIGKPVAISDPQLAPFYASIAEKVRAKLF